The genomic window TGCCCCATGAGGATGGGGTAGGGGAAGGACTTGGCACTGGCTGTGGGAGAGGTTATGGCTCCATCGCGCCGCTGGGCACTCACAGAAAGGAGGGGTGTCACCAGGACAACCCCCTTTTTGGGATCAGGAGCTGAGGGGAAGGGCTGAGGGGCTGGGGGATTGGGGATAGTCTGTGGAGTGGTCACTGGGTGGTGGAGTTGGTGGAGATTTCTGGCAGGTGCAGCCAGTTGGCCGGAAGGCCCTGTGTGGCCATTACTCCACGGTCATGCACTGCAGCCGGTGTTTGAAGAAGAGCAGGCGGTGTTTGGCCATCTGACTTTCGTCCAGTGGTCCCGGGTAACGGTACCGGGCATAAGTCTCTGCCCCAGCATCCCTTGACACCCAAGGCAACTTCAGCTTGGACGCATGATCCACAATCACATCTGAGCAGGAGCCGACACGGAGGGAACCAATCCCGTCCAGGAAGAATTCTGGGGGTGGAGGCAAGGAGGGGACACAGGGAAGGGTCCTGAGGATGCAGAGGGCCCACTCTTGAAGAACTGAGGTCTGAGGTACCGAGGGTGAGTGTCCCAAGATCCCAGGTCTAAGGACCTAGCCTCTGTCTCAGTTCTACTCTCTATAAAATGGAATCAATATACTGGCTTTGTATGTTGAAAAAAATGCCACCCCCActacgcacacacatacacacggaCTGCTCCGAGTGTGACCAGGGCAAGCAGCTGGcagtgaggtgggggtggtggtgacagcgatgggaggcCCGCTACACAGGTGGACCTAGCGGCTGTGCTGGCAGGAGAGGTTTAAACGGAATGcgagggaaaccgactttggcccagtggttaggactttggcccagtggttaggactttggcccagtggttaggactttggcccagtggttagggcgaccgtctaccatatgggaggtccgcggttcaaaccccgggcctcctcgacccgtgtggagctggccatgcgcagcgctgatgcgcgcaaggagtgccgtgccccgcaagggtgtcccccgcgtgggggagccccacgcgcaaggagtgcgcccgtgaggaaagccgcccagcgtgaaaagaaagtgcagcctgcccaggaatggcgctgcccacacttcccgtgccgctgacaacaacagaagcggacaaagaaacaagacgcagcaaataggcaccaagaacagacaaccaggggagggggggaaataaaataaataaataaatattttaaaaaaacaagaaacaaaaaaaacgGAATGCGAgccgggagggagggggagctCGTTGTCTCGCGGGGAATTCTCCGAGCCCGGCCCGGGGTAGCCCGGTGGCAGCGAGCCTCCGCCAGCGCCTTGCGCGGTCCCGCCAGCACCGGCCGGGAGCGGTTGCCACTCACCCAGATGCGCCACGCGGTTGAGCCGGGGATCGAAGCCAACCTCCCGCACCTTGTCGGTTCGCGCCAGGAAGAAGTTGACCACGCCGTCGGTGACCACGCAGCCCGGGAAGCCGACGAGCTCGTGGTGGAAGCCGCGCCTCTGTTGGAGGCAGTTCCCGCGGCCTGGGGCGCCAGGTTCCACGCTCAGGAGCTGCCGGTACGTGGTGGCGAAGCCCGAGATCTCGCGCACCGCGCCCCCCACCTGCCGGGAGGGGGAGGGTGGCGCCAGGCGGGGGACGGGGGCGGGCCCTGCTGCCTGTCCGCAGCCCGCCGCCTTCCCCCGGCTTCACCCCCGCGGGCCCCAGATCGTCCCCCGGGCTCCGCTTCCTTGCCCTCTCTCCGCGCCTAGCCTGGCCTCGACCCCGTGCCCCCCACGACCCCCCTCGGCCTGCCTCGGCCCGCCgggccccttccccaccccgcccctgcgGCGTTCGCCCACCAGGTCCAGCGGCGTCCGCTCCAGCACTTCCACCAGCTTCTCCAGCCTGGTCCGCGCCGTGAAGACGAAGTCGTCATCCACCCACAGCACGTACTTGGTGGTTACTTGCGACACAGCCAGGTTCCGGCCTGCGAACCAGCCCTGGGGAAGGAGTGCGTGGGGCTGAGGCAGCTTGTGGAGACTACAGACCCAAGGACAACCTCCTCTGCCTGCCTTTCCTCTGCCTGCCTTTCCTCCTCTTGCCCCGACCCCTCTCGACTGCAGGTGTCCCTCTCCAAACTGCGGCTTGTCCTACTCCCGGACGTTTTGAGTCAGTGTTCTGGGGAGGGTTCTTGGGGGGCCTTCGTTCATTTATTCCGTCAGGCATTTATTCGGTCATCAACTATGGAGCGCCCATAGGTGCTAGGAACTGTTGTAAGAATGCAGCAGTGAAGGAGATAGACACGATTCCTGCTCCCACCGAGCCGGCCCCCCAGGATCCGCATGCTCACTAGGCGCCCAGGGATTCGGAGGCAGGCGGTCCTCGAATCGCCAACCCGGAGGCTGCAGACCGAGGGCTCGACCCCTCCCGGGGCCCTCTGCGCCCCCCAGCTTCGCTCACTGCGCACCTTGCCGAAGGGCATGAGATAGTGCTCAATGTGCGGGCCGCTGACGACCTCCGGCTTCTCGCTGTCGTCGGCGATGATCACCGTGACCGTCGGGTAGAAGCGGCGGATGCTGGCGATCAGCGCCCGCAGTCGGTCGTAGCGAAGGAAGGTCTTGGTGGCAATAGTGACCAGAGCGCTGATGTTGTACTGGGCTGGGAGTGAGGGCCCAGGGTGGGATGCAGACAGGGAAGGCCGGGAGTGAGGAGCGCAGGAGACACCCCCTCTCAGAGCCTCCCTTCTTAACTTGCTCCCCACCAACCTCACCTCCCTGAGGTGGAGCCCCAGGCGGGTACAGCCGTGGGTTGGGGGGCTGTCTGATGCGGATGGTGAAGGCAGCCTCGTGGCCCTCGGTGGAGAATCGGACTGGGGAGAAAGGACAGGGCATGCAGCCTTCAGGGTGGGGCAACAGTCCCTATTCAGGCAGCCAAGATTTAAGCGCCTACTCTGTATTCCCACCTTCCTCGGTGTACAAGAGCACCAGGTCCTTCCCTCCACAGAGCTTACATTCTCATGGGTTGGAGAAAGACAATTAAAAAGGTTTCCCCGCATAGCTAACCTTTATTGTCCTTCATAGAAGTATTATGTTTCTTTATGGATTTTGTGATAGTGAGATTTATCAGCTTTTCAAATCTGTAATTTTTCTGATATTCCTCATGCTATTTGCTATGGTAAAAAAAAACGCactaacctttattttttttaagatttatttatttatccccccccccccattgtctcttctctgtgtctatttgctgcatcttctttgcttctgttgttgtcagtggtacaggaatctgtgtttctttttggttgcgtcatcttgctgagtcagctctgcGTGAGTAcgccaccattcctgggcaggctgcactttctttcgtgctgggtggctcttcttacgtggcgcactccttgcgcgtggggctcccctacatgggggacacccctgcgtggcagagcactccttgcgtgcatcagcgctgcgcacgggccagctccacacgggtcaaggaggccctggttttgaaccgcggacctcccgtgtggtagccggatgccctaaccactgggccaagtctgctgcccccacTAACctttattaagcatttactatatgccaggcacttttAAGTTCCCTAGATGCATTAACTCATTTTACCCTCATGATAGCTCTATTAAGTAGACTCTCACTACAGTAAAAGGCATGGAGAAATGAAATAGTGTGCCCATGTTTATATAACTATAAGTTTAAAAGTGAGGGCAGGAATCTAGTCAGTCTGATCTGA from Dasypus novemcinctus isolate mDasNov1 chromosome 12, mDasNov1.1.hap2, whole genome shotgun sequence includes these protein-coding regions:
- the B4GALNT1 gene encoding beta-1,4 N-acetylgalactosaminyltransferase 1 isoform X1; protein product: MRLGRRALCALVLLLACASLGLLYVSTREAPGLRAAPALWVSSQGPSRLELPDLAPEPRYAHIPVRIKEPAMRLLAQNNCSCESSRGGLPFLQRQVKAIDLTKAFDPEELRAVSASREQEFQAFLSRSHSPADQLLIAPANSPLQYPLQGVEVQPLRSILVPGLSLQASAGREVYQVNLTASLGTWDVAGEVSGVTLTGEGKPNLTLTSPGLDQLNRQLQLVTYSSRSYQANTADTVRFSTEGHEAAFTIRIRQPPNPRLYPPGAPPQGAQYNISALVTIATKTFLRYDRLRALIASIRRFYPTVTVIIADDSEKPEVVSGPHIEHYLMPFGKGWFAGRNLAVSQVTTKYVLWVDDDFVFTARTRLEKLVEVLERTPLDLVGGAVREISGFATTYRQLLSVEPGAPGRGNCLQQRRGFHHELVGFPGCVVTDGVVNFFLARTDKVREVGFDPRLNRVAHLEFFLDGIGSLRVGSCSDVIVDHASKLKLPWVSRDAGAETYARYRYPGPLDESQMAKHRLLFFKHRLQCMTVE